A region of the Myxococcus stipitatus DSM 14675 genome:
TGTGGGCCTACGACGAGGAGCTGGAGACGCTGTCGCTCCAGTGAAGCATGCGCATCTTCCTTCCCTGGGAATGTGCCGTGCGGGCCGGCCAGGGTGGTGGGTCGAGGATATGGACATGCCGATGGAACAGGTGCGTGCGGAGGCACCGCGTGCGGACTCCAGGCCGCCCCCGTCCGCGGTGAGTGTCGAGGAGTCGCTGGAGGTGCTCGTGGACGTCGCGCGGCGGCTGACGCGTGCCCACCAGGCGACCGTCGTGTTGACGCCTGCCCCCGGGAAGTCGAAGGGGGCGAGCGTCACGTCGCTCTCCCGCGCCTACGAGGACTGGGGAGGCTACAGCGTGCCGTCCGCCGAGGAGTCCGCCCGGGGAGCAGGCAGGGGGCGGGGGACTCGCGCGGAGCCTCGGGGCAGGCTCTGCGTGCCGCTGCCCTCGGGCGCCGGCATGCTCCACCTCTTCGACCGGGAGGTGGGGGACTTCACCCGCGAGGACGACGTGGCCCTGTCGGGACTGGTCCGCCTGGCGAGCCTGGCGCTGGAGTCCGCGCGGCTCTTGCGAGAGGAGCAGCGCGCTCGCACGGAGGCCGAGGCCGCCGAGCAGCGCGCGGCCTTCCTCGCCGACGCGAGCCGCGTGCTGGCGTCGTCCTCGCTGGACCCGAAGGCCACGCTCGACACGCTGGCGCGGCTGAGCGTGCCGGTCATGGCGGACTGGTGCTTCGTCGACCTGAAGGACGACACGGGCGCGGTGCAGCGCACGTCCGTGGCGCACGCGGACCCGGGCGAGGACGCGCTGGCCGCGCGCGTGTGGGACTTTCCTCCCGGGCCCGAGGGCAGCGTCCACCCCACCACCCGCGTGGCGCGCGACGCGGAGTCCGTGCTGGTGCACGACGTGGACGAGGCCTGGCTGCGCCGCGTGTCGGTGAGCGACGAGCACCACGACGTCATGCGCGACGTGGGCTTCCACTCCCTGCTCTCCGTGCCGCTCCTGGCCCGAGGCCGCTCGCTGGGCGCGCTCACCTTCCTCGCGGTGCGGCCCTCGCGGCACTACACCCAGGCGGACCTGGAGACGGCGCAGGACCTGGCCCGCCGCGCCGCGCTGCTGGTGGACAACGCGCGGCTGTACCGGGAGGCCCGTCGCTCGGTGCGCTTGCGCGACGAGTTCCTCGCGGTCGCGAGCCACGAGCTGAAGACGCCGCTCACCCCGCTGCAGCTGCGCCTCCAGTGGCTGCGCCGGCAGACGAGCGCGGACCTGTCCTCGTCGCTCCCCGCGTCGACGGTGCTCTCGCAGTTGGACGTCGTGCAGCGGCAGGTGGACAAGCTGGCGGGGTTGGTGGACGGGCTGCTCGACGTCTCGCGCCTGTCCAGCGGTGGGATGACGCTGCAGCGCGAGGACATGGACCTGGAGATGCTGGCGCGCGAGGTGAAGGCGCACCTGGCGCTCGCGGCGACGCAGGCCGGCAGCCAGGTGTCACTCTTCACGCGAGGCGACGTGAAGGGGAGCTGGGACCGGGTCCGGCTGGAGCAGGTGCTCACGCATCTGCTCTCCAACGCGCTGAAGTATGGCGCGGGCCAGCCGGTGCACATCGAGCTGCGCGACGAGGGGGACCAGGTGCTGGTGCGCGTGGAGGACGCGGGCATCGGCATCTCCCCGGAGTACCAGGCCCACATCTTCGAGCGCTTCGGCCGCGCCGTGAGCGAGCGTCACTACGGGGGCCTGGGGCTGGGCCTCTACGTCACGCGGCAGATTGTCGAGGCGCACGGCGGCGAAATCCACGTGCGCAGCGAGCCGGGGCGCGG
Encoded here:
- a CDS encoding GAF domain-containing sensor histidine kinase; the protein is MPMEQVRAEAPRADSRPPPSAVSVEESLEVLVDVARRLTRAHQATVVLTPAPGKSKGASVTSLSRAYEDWGGYSVPSAEESARGAGRGRGTRAEPRGRLCVPLPSGAGMLHLFDREVGDFTREDDVALSGLVRLASLALESARLLREEQRARTEAEAAEQRAAFLADASRVLASSSLDPKATLDTLARLSVPVMADWCFVDLKDDTGAVQRTSVAHADPGEDALAARVWDFPPGPEGSVHPTTRVARDAESVLVHDVDEAWLRRVSVSDEHHDVMRDVGFHSLLSVPLLARGRSLGALTFLAVRPSRHYTQADLETAQDLARRAALLVDNARLYREARRSVRLRDEFLAVASHELKTPLTPLQLRLQWLRRQTSADLSSSLPASTVLSQLDVVQRQVDKLAGLVDGLLDVSRLSSGGMTLQREDMDLEMLAREVKAHLALAATQAGSQVSLFTRGDVKGSWDRVRLEQVLTHLLSNALKYGAGQPVHIELRDEGDQVLVRVEDAGIGISPEYQAHIFERFGRAVSERHYGGLGLGLYVTRQIVEAHGGEIHVRSEPGRGSHFEVILPRREPA